One genomic region from Anguilla rostrata isolate EN2019 chromosome 2, ASM1855537v3, whole genome shotgun sequence encodes:
- the ddx42 gene encoding ATP-dependent RNA helicase DDX42 has product MNWNKGGPGAKRGFGFGGFSLATGKKEEPRLPQPAHSSFGATASGYGKNQQLPSFYKIGTKRANFDEENAYFEDDEEESSNVDLPYIPAENSPTRQQFQSHGSDSEEDPLDAFMAEVEDQATKDLRKLEDKEKEKKPEKGIRDDIEEEDDQEAYFRYMAENPTAGLTQDEEEENVDYDSDGNPIAPLAKKIILPLPPIDHSEIDYPPFEKNFYNEHEELNILTPIQVVELRQKLNLRVSGAAPPKPSTSFAHFGFDEQLMHQIRKSEYTQPTPIQCQGVPIALSGRDMIGIAKTGSGKTAAFIWPMLVHIMDQKELQTGEGPIAIIVCPTRELCQQIHAECKRFGKAYALRSVAVYGGGSMWEQAKALQEGAEIVVCTPGRLIDHVKKKATSLQRVTYLVFDEADRMFDMGFEYQVRSVASHVRPDRQTLLFSATFRKKIERLARDILVDPIRVVQGDIGEANEDVTQMVEILPSALEKWGWLTRRVVEFTSAGSVLIFVTKKANSEELATNLTQEGYSLGLLHGDMDQSERNKVIADFKKKNLPVLVATDVAARGLDIPSIRTVVNYDVARDIDTHTHRIGRTGRAGEKGVAYTLLTNKDTTFAGDLVRNLEGANQSVSKELMDLAMQNPWFRKSRFKGGKGKKLNIGGGGLGYRERPGLGADTSDRGGSGSGSGILSNYESYKPSSGAMGDRMSAMKQAFQAQYKNHFVAASGLPPKVTSTNSSSSAGWTSAGSLSSVPSGDPDEAERPRAAPPTGAAPQLSAGTRMAGFTSAGTLSSLPEGYGNPPQGFPAPSAPREAPRDRHGDGRDRHGEGHYRHGDRHGGERERYGDRERHGGDRERFADRERHGSGRYGDGRNGEGSRRDREGRGEREEWRGDRETGDRSGGEGRGDRSERAEDSFAVPDPPKRKKTRWDS; this is encoded by the exons ATGAACTGGAACAAGGGCGGCCCTGGGGCTAAGAGGGGATTTGGTTTCGGCGGTTTCAGCCTGGCAACAGGCAAAAAAGAGGAGCCCCGCTTGCCACAGCCAGCACACTCTTCATTTGGAGCAACTGCATCAGGATATGGCAAAAACCAGCAACTTCCCTCTTTCTACAAGATTGGCACAAAAAGGGCTAATTTCGATGAAGAGAATGC GTATTttgaagatgatgaagaagagTCCAGCAACGTGGACCTGCCTTACATCCCTGCAGAGAACTCTCCAACACGACAGCAGTTCCAGTCCCATGGCTCAGACAGTGAGGAAGACCCATTAGATGCCTTCATGGCTGAGGTGGAG GACCAAGCTACAAAAGACTTAAGGAAACTAGAAgacaaggagaaagagaagaaaccAGAAAA GGGTATTCGTGATGACATTGAAGAGGAAGATGACCAA gaggcCTACTTCCGGTACATGGCGGAGAACCCCACGGCCGGCCTGACccaggacgaggaggaggagaacgtGGACTACGACAGCGACGGGAACCCCATCGCCCCTCTCGCCAAAAAGATcatcctgcccctcccccccatcgaCCACTCCGAG ATCGATTACCCCCCTTTTGAGAAGAACTTCTACAACGAGCACGAAGAGCTGAATATCCTTACTCCCATACAGGTGGTTGAGCTCAGACAGAAACTCAACCTACGG GTGTCAGGCGCTGCCCCTCCCAAACCCAGCACAAGCTTCGCCCATTTTGGCTTTGACGAGCAGCTGATGCACCAGATCCGCAAGTCGGAGTACACGCAGCCCACGCCCATTCAGTGCCAG GGGGTCCCCATCGCCCTGAGCGGCCGCGACATGATCGGCATCGCCAAGACGGGCAGCGGCAAGACGGCGGCCTTCATCTGGCCGATGCTGGTGCACATCATGGACCAGAAGGAGCTGCAGACCGGGGAGGGGCCCATCGCCATCATCGTCTGCCCCACCAGAGAGCTGTGCCAGCAG ATCCACGCGGAGTGCAAGCGCTTCGGGAAGGCCTACGCCCTGCGCTCGGTGGCCGTGTACGGAGGGGGCAGCATGTGGGAGCAGGCCAAGGCCCTGCAGGAGGGCGCCGAAATTGTGGTGTGCACCCCG GGCCGCCTGATCGACCACGTGAAGAAGAAGGCCACGTCCCTGCAGAGGGTCACCTACCTGGTGTTCGACGAGGCGGACCGCATGTTCGACATGGGGTTTG AGTATCAGGTGAGGTCCGTTGCCAGTCATGTGCGCCCCGACAGACAGA CTCTTCTCTTCAGCGCTACTTTCCGTAAGAAGATTGAGAGGCTGGCCCGGGACATCCTGGTGGACCCCATCCGCGTGGTTCAGGGAGACATCGGGGAG GCCAACGAGGACGTGACGCAGATGGTGGAGATCCTGCCCAGCGCGCTGGAGAAGTGGGGCTGGCTGACGCGGCGCGTGGTGGAGTTCACCTCTGCCGGCTCCGTGCTCATCTTCGTCACCAAGAAGGCCAACAGCGAGGAGCTGGCCACCAACCTGACGCAGGAGGGCTACAGCCTGGGCCTGCTGCATGGGGACATGGACCAGAGCGAGAGGAACAAGGTCATCGCCGACTTCAAGAAGAAGAACCTGCCCGTGCTGGTGGCCACCGACGTAGCCG CCCGTGGTCTGGACATCCCGTCGATCCGCACTGTGGTGAACTACGACGTGGCCCGAGACAtcgacacacacacccatcgcATCGGGCGTACGGGCCGCGCCGGGGAGAAAGGCGTGGCCTACACCCTCCTGACCAACAAGGACACCACATTCGCTGGGGACCTGGTGCGCAACCTTgaaggagccaatcagagtgtctCTAAGGAGCTTATGGACCTGGCAATGCAG aatCCCTGGTTCAGGAAGTCCCGCTTCAAGGGAGGCAAAGGGAAGAAGCTGAACATTGGGGGTGGTGGCCTGGGCTACAGAGAAAGGCCCGGGCTGGGAGCAGACACCTCG GACCGTGGTGGCAgtggcagcggcagcggcatTCTCTCCAACTACGAATCCTACAAGCCTTCCTCCGGGGCCATGGGGGACCGCATGTCGGCCATGAAGCAGGCCTTCCAG GCTCAGTACAAGAACCACTTTGTGGCGGCGTCGGGGCTCCCCCCAAAGGTCACCAGCACCAACTCCAGCAGCTCGGCGGGCTGGACCAGTGCCGGCAGCCTCAGCTCCGTGCCCTCGGGCGACCCCGACGAGGCAGAGCGTCCCAGGGCGGCTCCGCCCACGGGCGCCGCCCCTCAGTTGAGCGCAGGGACCCGGATGGCGGGGTTCACCAGCGCCGGGACCCTCAGCTCCCTGCCTGAGGGCTACGGCAACCCGCCCCAGGGTTTCCCGGCTCCCTCCGCGCCCCGGGAGGCCCCGCGcgatcgccacggcgacgggcGCGACCGTCACGGAGAGGGCCACTACCGCCACGGCGACAGGCACGGCGGAGAGCGCGAGCGATACGGCGACCGGGAGCGGCACGGCGGAGACCGCGAGCGCTTCGCCGACCGGGAGCGCCACGGCAGCGGGCGCTACGGAGACGGCAGGAACGGAGAGGGGAGCCGCCgggacagagaggggcggggcgagcGGGAGGAGTGGAGGGGTGACAGGGAGACCGGGGACAGGTCAGGGGGCGAAGGCAGGGGGGACAGGAGCGAGAGGGCCGAAGACAGCTTTGCAGTCCCAGATCCTCCCAAACGCAAAAAGACCCGGTGGGACAGCTAA